The following DNA comes from uncultured Acidilobus sp. JCHS.
ACTCACCTCTGTGCAAGTTAACCACACTGCTACCCCGCCCAGCATAGGCGTCTACGGCTTCCTTGACCCTGCGTTCCCGCCGCCCGCGCTGACTAACTCCGTGCGCTTCAGCTCAGGCGCCGTGGCCTCCTACTTCAACATAAGCAACTTCAATCTCCTCATAAATTCCAGCACCTCAGTGACGGTAGTCCCGGCTAACGGCACGACCTACGTTGAGTTCTTCCCGAGCGGCACCTATGTCTATGGGATTACCACAGGGAAGGCCGCGGCCGTGACCTTCTACCCAATTATCTACAGCCTCAGCAATTACGGCGTCAACCCGTCGACCCTCAAGCCCTACGGCCTCTTCACGCCCAGCCCAGCAGCTGGGACCCTTAACATATTCCCGAGCTTCAAGGTGACCAACGAAAACCCTGGTGTGGCCGGCCCGAGCGACCAGCTTAACCCAGGCGACGAGCTGACCCTCAACTTCTACAACCTGCCGAGTGGCACGAGCTTCATGGCGGTGACGGCCATAGGCAACGGCACCCTCCTGCCCACTAGCCCGTACCTATACCCAGCTGAGGAGAACAGCGAGAGCTACTACACGACCTCAGGCTACTACGTTGCAGGCGTCGGCACCTTCGCCAACAACTCGTTCACCTACATAGTGAGTACGACAGGCGGCGAGGCCATAGTGGACGTCCTGATACCGAACGCGCCCTACTACCCGGTGGCCAAGCTCGGCCTTGAGTACGAGATAACCTACACGCCTAAGCTCGTGTCAGGCACGATAAGCCCGTACGCCTACGTTAGCAACTGCACGCTGTGGTACAGCGGCGCGCCGCTAGTGGTCTACCCGTTCTACCAGGTGTTCACAAGCAACGCTAACGGCATGTTCTACTTCAACGGCACCAGCACCACTCCAGAGGTGCTCCTATTCGGCAACTACCTGCTCGTCAGGGGCTTCGGCTTCAGCACGTCCATAAGCTCTAGCGAGTACCCCGTCATCATGAACAGCACCACGGCGCCTATAGCGGCCACGACCTTGGCGCCCATAACCAGCGTCCAGACAGACGGCTACGGCGACTTCGCCTACATAAGCCAGGTACCCATAAGCGGGTCCTTCTACAACTTCCTGGTCACGAAGATACCGCCGGCCGGCTTCACGAAGGTCCCGGCCTACGTGCCAATGAGCAACGCCAGCAGCGGCTACTCTGTCTACCTGAGCGCTAACCCCAAGTCGGCCATAGTCTACGTCGACCCGATGCCCGTGGTCTACCCGCCGACGCCCATAGTCACCGGCCTGCTCGGCGAGATACAGATGCCTACGACCCTGTTCAAGTACCCGTTCGAGGCGACCCAGTACATGATTAACGGCACTACGTACCTGATACCGGCCTTCAAGGGCATGATACACGAGATAGTGGTAGTCGGCGCCGGCGCCAACGCGAACATAACCACCGGTAAGTACGGCTCCGTGCTGCTCAAGTTCTACATAGAGGGCTACGAGACCGACTACTTCGGCAGCGTCAACGTGTCACAGGTAGCCCCATTCGGCGACAGCGGCTTCAGCGGCAAGTGGGTGCTGGGAGGCTACGGCGTGTTCTACAACGTGCCCGTGCCCGACCTGGCCGGCAACGCGGGCTGGATGCCGAGCGGCAAGTACCCGTACGAGATAGCGATAACTAACGTGACCAGCCTGCCAGGCGCCGGCGAGTCAGGGCCGGCCTACACCACGCTCTACGTGGGCAAGGCCGCTGACCTGCTCATAGGCACCTACTCGCTTGCCTACATGCTGACCAACTCCACGACGGGCGCGGCGGTGTTCTACGTCTCGCCGCTCGTCACCCAGCCCATACTGGTGCTCCCCGGCACGCCGGTCACGGTCTACGTGTTCGGCTCACCCATAAGCAAGCCAACAGGCAAGGCCCTGCCTGTCAACGTTAGCCTGTTGCCGCCGTGCGGCACTAGCAGGGTGGTGCCAGTTGGCTACATAATCAACGGCACCCTGTTTAGCAACTTCACAGGCAAGTACGTGAAGGGCTCCCACCTGACCGCCGGCACGACCCTGCCGCTCTGCTCAGGCCTCAACGTGCTGAGCGGCCAGATAACAGGGCCTTACGTGCCGACAGGAACAACCGTGACCTACTCGTCGACGCCGGTCAGCCTGTACCTGAACTACGTCAGCGTGATCCCGGCTTACCCGGTGCAGTTCACGCTGACGGCCCCAGGCTCCGTGTCAGCCGGCACAGCCCTTGAGGTGCTGGCGTCGAGCCAGGTCTCAGTGATGGGCCTGCCGGCCTACCAGGTGTCGCCGTTCTTCATCGTCTCAGCGCCCACGGTGACGGCCTACGTCGTCACGTCAAGCGGTGTAGTGAAGCAGCTGCCCGTCAGCCTCCTGACCACGGTGAACGGCTACTATGTCTACCTCGTGAGCGTGCCGTCCAACGCGAGCGGCACTCTGATCGTTGAGGCCACGGTGACGGCTACCTACAGGTTCACGGGCCAGCAGTTCGTGGGCCAGCAGGCAGCCGCCGTGGGCATACTATCGCCCATCAACACCACTGCCATAAGCAACATAGTGAGCCGGGCAGTCAAGGAGATAGAGGCCAACGTGACCGGCGAGATAGGCCTGGTCATGTCCAACATGGCTAACTACTACGGCCTGCTGTCGCTGCAGCTGGCGGCCACCCAGCAGAGGCTGGCCTACTATATAGCGGGCAACGCCAGCGCCCTGCAGACGGCCCTGTCGCTCCTCGGCGTGCAGCTGAGCGGCCAGGTAACCACAGCCCAGCAGACCCTCGCCGGCTACATGGCAGGCAACTTCAGCGCTGTGCTCACGTACCTCAGCAACATCAAAAGCACCCTGTCAACGTTCAGCAGCGTCGTCTCGCAGCTCTCAGCCATAGCCAGCAGCCTTGAGGGGGTGGCGTCGCAGCTCAGCAGCATCAACGCCTACATGGCAAGCAACTTCAGCGCGATAGAGTCGTCGCTCTCGAGCATAAGCTCACAGCTCAAGAGCATAAGCTCAGGCATAAGCACCCTGCAGGGCAACCTTGTGGCCCTCGGCGCTGAGGTGGGCTCCATAGGCGCTAACGTGCTCGAGCTGACCAAGAGCGTCAACACCCTGACGAGCTACGGGACGGCGGCCCTCAACTACCTCACCAGCATGAACAGCACCCTCGGCTCGATGAGCTCACAGCTCAGCTCAGTCAGCTCCACGGTGAGCTCAGTCAGCTCAACAGTAAGCTCCATCAGCTCAACGCTGTCAGGCATGTCAAGCAGCCTGGGCACCATAAGCAGTGACCTGAGCACGATAGGCTCTGACCTCAGCTCCATAAGCGGCACGCTGTCAAGCATGTCAGGCACCCTCAGCTCAGTCAGCTCCACGCTCACCTCCATGAGCTCCACGCTCACCTCCATGAGCTCAACTCTCAGCAGCACGAGCTCCACGGCCTCGAACGCCTACGGCGAGGTCACCCACGCGGCCCAGCTGGCCGCCTCGGCTGCCACCTACTCGGCTGGCCGCCCTCATAGTGGCCATAATAGCCCTCGCCCTCATAGCCTACGTGGGCCTTCGCCAAGATGTGAGCTTTCCAAACTTAACTTAATTTTTATTTATTTTCTTTTTCTTCTCTTCCCCTCTTTATTAGCCTCCCCTCCCCCCTCAGCTGGGAGCCTTGACCAGGAGGCTGTTCGTGCTGGGCCTCGACTCTCTCCCCCCTTACGTGCTCTACGAGGGGCACGACGGCGGGGGCCTCAGGTTCATAAGGGGCCTCGTCGAGGAGTCAGCGAGGTACGTGCTCAGGACGTGCCACCCTCCCATAACCGTGCCGGCCTGGATGGTCATGTTCACTGGGAGGAGCCCTGGTGAGCTGGGTCTCTACGGCTTCAGGCACAGGAGGCCGGGCTCCTTCGAGTCCTACGTGGTGACCTCCCAGGACGTGAGGGAGCCGGCCATATGGGACGACCTTGGCAGGAAGGGGCTGAGGTTCGGCCTCTTCGGCGTCCCGCCCACGTACCCGCCCAAGCCAATTAACGGCTTCATGGTGACCGACTTCAACACCCCGGGCCCCCAGAGGCCGTACACGTGGCCTCCCTGGCTCAGGGAGGAGCTGGCCTCGGCAGTCGGGGACCCGATATTCGACGTCGTCTTCAGGACAGAGGACAGGGACAGGGCCAGGAGGGACCTGCTCGAGATGGTTGAGAACCACGGGAGGGTAGTGAGGTACCTCGCAGAGAGGAAGGACTGGGACGCCTTCATATACGTCGAGATAGGCATAGACAGGGCCCACCACGCATTCTGGAAGTACTTCGACGAGAGGCACCCGAGGCACACTTACCACGAGGTCTACAGCAGGGCCATACCGGAGGTCTACAGGAAGGTGGACTCATGGCTTGAGGAGATGATGAGGGGGCCGCTGAAGGGCTCTATAATAGTGATAGCCAGCGACCACGGGACCAAGTCGATGCACGGGGCCTTCGCGATAAACCAGTGGCTTGAGGAGGAGGGCTACCTTAAGCTCAGGGAGAGGCCTAAGGCGCCTGGCCAGGACCTGACCTTCGACATGATAGACTGGGACCACACGAGGGTATGGGCATGGGGAGGCTACTACTCGCGCTTCTTCTTCAACGTAAAGGGCAGGGAGCCCAGGGGGGTAGTGGGGAGGGAGGAGCTCGAGGGCCTGGTTAAGGAGGTCAAGCAGGCGGTCTCAAGGATAAGGGGGCCCAACGGAGAGCCATGGAGGAACGAGGCCTATGAGCCCCTCGAGATATACCCCATGGCCAAGGGGGACGCCCCGGACCTCACGGTGTACCTTGACGACCTCAACTGGAGGCCCATAGGAACTGTGGGCTGGCCCTCGGACTACATGGACAGGAACGACAAGGGTCCCGACGACTCCATGCACGACTGGCTTGGCGTCTTCGCGATATATGACCCGGAGGGCACGGTGGGCAAGGGCGACAGGGGGGTCATAGACATAACCCAGGTCAGGGGGGTCCTCGAGGAGCTCCTGACCTCCAGGTCTTAGGCTGCCAGCCCTATGAGGGCTGGGACCGCACGCTTTATCTCACGTCCTGGCCTCTGCGCTCGCGTTAAGCGAAGCCCTCGCTGAGGGCTGTTGCGCTTAACCCCTGGGCGCACGGTTAGCCTAGAAGCGCCCTGGCGGCGTCAGTGGAACGGTGGGCCCACGGGCAATGCTTATTTTCCTCTCCACGAGAGGGGGCTGGCCTGAGGTGAGAGCATAGAGTGGGCTCGAGCCCTGGCGGGGAGAGGTCGGGCTACAGGAGGGAGCTCGGCCTCTGGCACCTAGTATGGCTCGCGGTGGGCGCCATACTGGGGCCCGCGGTAGCCTTCGTGCCTGTTGCCGTCCTTGCAAGCGGCGGGCCCCTCGGGCTCGTGGCTTGGCTTATCGGCTTCGCCGCCCTGATCCCAACCGCCCTGGTCTTCGCGGAGCTGGGCACGATGTGGCCTAGGGCTGGCGGAGTCGCGTACTACCCCGCCAAGAGCCACGGAAGCGTCGTGGGCCTTCTGAACGGCTGGGGCGCCTTCCTGGGCTACACGCTCATAGTGCCGGCCTCGACGGCTGCGGTGGTCGAGACGCTGGCCTACTACTACCCGTCCCTCTACAACGGCGTGACGCTGACCTGGGTTGGCATAGCCCTGGCCATAGTTATAGCGGTTGCAGCCTTCGCAGTAGACGCGCTGAGGGTCATAGTCCTGGGCAACCTGAACACCGCCCTGACGATATTTAAGATAGCCGCGGTGGTCGCGGCCTCGGCTGCCCTCCTGCTCTTCTTCAGGCCCTCCAACTTCACCTCCTACGGAGGCGTTGCGCCGATGGGGGCCAAGGGGCTCTTCGCCGCCACAACGGCCACAATATTCGCGTACCTGGGCTTCAGGCAGCCCGTCGACTACGCCGAGGAGGCCAGGAGGCCTGAGAGGGACATACCTCTGGCCATGACCTTCTCGCTCGTGTTCGCGCTGGTGATATACGTGCTTCAGTCCCTCTCGTTCCTTGGAGTTGTGGACAGGTGGTCCTCCTTTAACATAACGGCTGGGAACTGGACCGCCCTAGCAAACCTGGCCTACCCCTTCCCAGCCGCCGCCTCGGCCGTGGGCCTCCCGGCCATGGCTGACGTCTTTGTGGCAGGGGCCCTGGTGGCCGCGGCAACCGACGCCCTGATATACATGGGAGGGGCCGCTAGGGTCGGCAACGCCCTTGCCAGGCTCGACAACTACTTCCCCGAGTTCTTCGCCAGGCTGAGCCGCCACGGGATACCGTTCAACTCGCTGCTCGTGGTCCTGGCGGTGGGCTTAGCCTACCTGCTCCTGCTTCCGTCATTCTACTCGGTCATGAACGTCTTCACTGACGCCGTCCTCATATCCTACGCCCCGGCCGCCGCCTCGTTGGCCGTCTTCAGGGCCACCCACCCGGTCGAGCGGAGGCCCTTCAGGCTCCCCGCCTACAGGGCCCTCGCCCCGATAGCCTTCGCGGCATCCTCGCTGCTGATATGCTGGTCAGGGCTCCAGGCCGTCGAGGTCACTGTTCTATCGACCCTCGCGTCGCTTCTGCTCCTCCCCTACGTGGCCAGGAGAGGGCTCCTAAGCCGGAAGGACCTGAGGGCGGGCGCCTGGATGATAGCCTGGCTCCTGCTGACCCTCCTCCTCTCGTACCTGGGCGGCTTCGGGGTCGGCATAATACCGTCGCCCTACGACACCCTGCTCTACCTAGCGGTCTCGCTGGCAGTGTTCTACTGGGCCGTGAGGAGCGGCCTTGAGTACAACGGCCTGAGGCCTTAGCCTCTTACCCTTTTTCTTCACTCTGACGCCCTCTTCACGGCTCTGCCCACCTCAGGGCAAAGCGGTATGTCCCCAAGGTAGGTCAGGCGAGGTGGGTCAAAGGAGAACCTGAGGGCCCTCAGCGCCACTCCCCTGTCCAGGGCCTCCAGGAGGGCCTCTGAGAACCCGGGGTCGGTCTCCCAGTTGGGCGAGAAGCATGAGGCGTCCCTCCTCATTACGAGGACCATGATCATGGCCCCGTGGCCCTCCGAGGCCAGCCTGGCCAGCTCCATTATGTGCCTCCTCCCCCTCTCGGTCGGCGCGTCGGGGAACAGGGCGACGCCTCCCTTGGCGAGGGTGCAGCCCTTGACCTCGACGTAGACGTCGTCAACCCTGAAGTCAAGCCTGCTGCCCCCAACCCTGACCTCCCTCTCGGCCTCAGGCGGGAGGAACCTGGCCGCTATGTCGGAGTGGAACCTGCTGTCCGTGAGGACCCAGCCCGCCCCCTCGCCTCCCCAGGCAGCAGTGACGGAGCAGGAAGTCCTGGCCCCCCTCGTGGGCCTAACGAGGACCCTGTTGCCAGGATATATCAGCTCGGGCAGCCTGCCTGGGTCGTGAAGGTGGCATACCAGCCCTCCCCTCAGCTCAACGGCGAACCTGTTAGGCCTCCTGACTACCTCGGCCTCCTGAAGGGGACCGGGGACCTCAAGGACCGCCTCGCCGGGCCTCAGCCCGTAGCCCAGGAGGTCAGGGAGCCTCGTCATGGCCACCTCGAGGTGACCAGCTGGGCGACCGCTGCCAGCGCCCCGGCGGCCCCTACCCTGGGGCCGACGCCCAGGGCCGCCGAGATGCCCACGGCGACCCCAGCGACTATTGGGATCAGCCAGTGGGGGGCGTCGTAAAGCAGGTGCCTGAGCGGGCTCCTCGATGGGGACGCCCTGTCCCAGTGGACCAGGTAATGGCTGTCGTACTCCCTCACGTGCACGGCCCTCCCGTCAACTACTAGCTCCCAGTCCCCCCTCTGCCCTCTCGGCTCGGCCAGGAGCCTCCTTTTGAAGCCAGCCTCGGAGGGGTGAGGGACGAGCCACTTTGATATCGCCAGGTCCCTGTGGGGCGGCATGGAGAGGACGACCCTAATTACGTCATCCCACCTCAAGGCGCTCCCTCAGCCGCTCCCTGGGAGCGAGTTAAAAGCCGTGAGGGCCGCAGGACGGACGGCTTGAGCTGGGCCAGGCTAGCCAGGGCTGCCAGGAGGGCGCTCGGCAGGAGGCTGACGTGGTGGCTCTCGGACGTAGGGGCGGCCCTGGCAGTGGGCCTCGGCATAGTAAACGCAAGGGCCGAGGGCAGGGAGCCAGGCATATCGGCCATGGTCATAACCTACAACGACCCCGACTGGCTTGACCTGGCCCTGAGGGGCGCCTCGCGGATAGCGGATGAAGTGGTGGTCATAGACTCGTCTGACGACCCTGAGGCCCTCTCGGTACTTGAGGACGCCAAGTCAGGGCTTGGCGTTATCGTGTACAGGCAGTACCCGCCCAGGGGCTACGCTGAGGCCAGGCAGGAGGGGCTGAGGAGGACAACGAGGAGGTTCGTCCTGGTCTGGGACTCTGACTTCGTCCCCTACCCCGAGGCCGCCGGCCTGATAAGGGGCTTCGCCGAGGCCCACTCGGGCAGGGCCTACTACATGGTCTACTGGCCCTACCTCAACCTCTGCGGTGATACTTGGCACAGGTGCAGGGCGGACAGGCTTCACGTGGAGCACTGGATGTTCACGTACTCCAGGAGGCTCAGGTACCTCTGGGACGGCCGCAACGAGTACCTGCTGGCCCCTCCCCACTACTTCAGGGTCATGTTGTCAGAGGAGCCGCTTGGCGTCCACCTTAGCGGCGTCAGGAGGCCTGACAGGAAGGCCTTCAAGGCCCTCGCTGCCAGGGTGGGCTTCTACGCGATAGCAGCCTCGAGGGGCTACGATGAGGCCCTGAGGGCGGTGAGTGAGGAGGCCAGGAGGCTCTACGGGACTGACGACCTGTGGGAGGTGGGGGTGAGGATGATAAGGGAGGAGGTGAGGTCAAGGCCCTGCGCCTCAGGCCTCAGGGTCCCCGAGGAGGTCAGGGAGAGGGCCAGGAGGCTCGGGATACCCGAGGAGCCCTGCTAGGTTTTAAGCCACGGGCCCGCGCACCGCGAGGGCCTCAAGGTGCTTCAGGAGGCTATGATAGCCCTGACGGCCTCAGCCGTCTCCTTCGCCTCAGTCATGGTCATGCTGCCCCCCTGGATCTCCGTGGCCTCCCAGAGGGGCCTGGTAGGGTATGATATGAATAAGCCCGACAGGAGGCCCGTGGCCGAGGCTGGGGGCCTGTGGGTCATAGTGGGCGCCTCCCTTGGGCTCCTCATAATGGAGGCCATAAACACCTTCGTGAACGGCTCCCTCTATAAGCCCGTCCCCGTGTTCTCCCTGGTCTCCCTCCTCATGCTGACCGGCCTCATAGGCCTACTTGACGACATCCTTGGGTGGAAGAAGGGCGTCCCCCAGTGGGTGAGGGTGCTCTCAACGATACCGGCGGCGCTGCCACTCATGATAGCCAAGTACAACGGCTACATAGTTCACGTGCCGCTCTACGGGGTCCTCTACCTGGGCCCCCTCTTCCCCCTGGTAGTGGTCCCAATAGGCGTCATGGGCGCCTCCAACGCCTACAACATGATGGCCGGCTACAACGGCCTTGAGGCAGGCATGGGGGTTGTCCTCCTTGCCTTCACGGCGGCCTTCGCTGCCGCCAAGGGGCTGTGGTTCACCGTCTACGCCTCCCTGGTGATGGCCGCGGCCCTGGCCGCGTTCCTAATTTACAACTGGTACCCAGCTAAGGCCTTCCCGGGGAACACCATGACGTACGCGGTGGGGGCGTACTACGCGGGCATAGTTGTCCTCGGCGACATAGCGGCGTTCGGCCTCTTCATGTACCTGCTCTACTACGTTGAGCTGGTCCTCTTCATAAGGGGCCTGGCCCACGGCGTCTACAAGGAGAACTTCGGCAGGGTCCAGCCTGACGGCTCCCTCCTCCCGC
Coding sequences within:
- a CDS encoding sugar fermentation stimulation protein, producing MAMTRLPDLLGYGLRPGEAVLEVPGPLQEAEVVRRPNRFAVELRGGLVCHLHDPGRLPELIYPGNRVLVRPTRGARTSCSVTAAWGGEGAGWVLTDSRFHSDIAARFLPPEAEREVRVGGSRLDFRVDDVYVEVKGCTLAKGGVALFPDAPTERGRRHIMELARLASEGHGAMIMVLVMRRDASCFSPNWETDPGFSEALLEALDRGVALRALRFSFDPPRLTYLGDIPLCPEVGRAVKRASE
- a CDS encoding UDP-N-acetylmuramyl pentapeptide phosphotransferase/UDP-N-acetylglucosamine-1-phosphate transferase — translated: MLQEAMIALTASAVSFASVMVMLPPWISVASQRGLVGYDMNKPDRRPVAEAGGLWVIVGASLGLLIMEAINTFVNGSLYKPVPVFSLVSLLMLTGLIGLLDDILGWKKGVPQWVRVLSTIPAALPLMIAKYNGYIVHVPLYGVLYLGPLFPLVVVPIGVMGASNAYNMMAGYNGLEAGMGVVLLAFTAAFAAAKGLWFTVYASLVMAAALAAFLIYNWYPAKAFPGNTMTYAVGAYYAGIVVLGDIAAFGLFMYLLYYVELVLFIRGLAHGVYKENFGRVQPDGSLLPPYERSYSLTHLMIRLQRALRGRATERGVTIGLLALQALIGAIALALFLH
- a CDS encoding Amino acid transporter translates to MGSSPGGERSGYRRELGLWHLVWLAVGAILGPAVAFVPVAVLASGGPLGLVAWLIGFAALIPTALVFAELGTMWPRAGGVAYYPAKSHGSVVGLLNGWGAFLGYTLIVPASTAAVVETLAYYYPSLYNGVTLTWVGIALAIVIAVAAFAVDALRVIVLGNLNTALTIFKIAAVVAASAALLLFFRPSNFTSYGGVAPMGAKGLFAATTATIFAYLGFRQPVDYAEEARRPERDIPLAMTFSLVFALVIYVLQSLSFLGVVDRWSSFNITAGNWTALANLAYPFPAAASAVGLPAMADVFVAGALVAAATDALIYMGGAARVGNALARLDNYFPEFFARLSRHGIPFNSLLVVLAVGLAYLLLLPSFYSVMNVFTDAVLISYAPAAASLAVFRATHPVERRPFRLPAYRALAPIAFAASSLLICWSGLQAVEVTVLSTLASLLLLPYVARRGLLSRKDLRAGAWMIAWLLLTLLLSYLGGFGVGIIPSPYDTLLYLAVSLAVFYWAVRSGLEYNGLRP
- a CDS encoding Glycosyltransferases involved in cell wall biogenesis, coding for MSWARLARAARRALGRRLTWWLSDVGAALAVGLGIVNARAEGREPGISAMVITYNDPDWLDLALRGASRIADEVVVIDSSDDPEALSVLEDAKSGLGVIVYRQYPPRGYAEARQEGLRRTTRRFVLVWDSDFVPYPEAAGLIRGFAEAHSGRAYYMVYWPYLNLCGDTWHRCRADRLHVEHWMFTYSRRLRYLWDGRNEYLLAPPHYFRVMLSEEPLGVHLSGVRRPDRKAFKALAARVGFYAIAASRGYDEALRAVSEEARRLYGTDDLWEVGVRMIREEVRSRPCASGLRVPEEVRERARRLGIPEEPC